A window of the Microscilla marina ATCC 23134 genome harbors these coding sequences:
- a CDS encoding ABC transporter permease — protein sequence MFNLLSYALHSLLRRWRKQVALVAIYALVVAFYASVVFFTTSLKHETRTVLKNVPELWIQKLAGGRLVPMPKAFVDSLQDIRGVQAVIPRVWGYNYDSPTGAVFTVVGSDSLVQGLSMVQTSRQGKLQAGMALCGTGFLELRKLKVGDRLTVYDDTGEAKSFEIVGAFTAASDLLTRDLIVLPTKAAQEILGLQPNEVTDVSLRISNSNEIENIGRKLDLRFSGIRVVTKDQLGATYEALFSWRGGIFIYGTILAIFAFLILAWERASGLSAEDRKELGVLKAVGWQISDVLWMKFWEGVIISLSATLSGMIIAYVHVFVFHAPLLKPFLIGWSELYPSYDLFPVFDLSSFLAICSLSVIPYLTATLVPAWRGAITDPAEVMQD from the coding sequence ATGTTCAATTTATTGTCTTACGCTTTACATTCATTATTGCGGCGCTGGCGCAAACAGGTGGCTCTAGTAGCTATTTATGCCTTGGTAGTAGCCTTTTATGCTTCGGTTGTTTTTTTTACTACTTCGCTCAAGCACGAAACCCGTACGGTATTAAAAAACGTGCCCGAACTATGGATACAAAAACTTGCTGGGGGGCGTTTGGTGCCTATGCCTAAGGCTTTTGTAGACTCATTGCAAGACATTCGTGGGGTACAAGCAGTAATACCCAGGGTGTGGGGGTATAACTATGACTCGCCTACTGGAGCTGTGTTTACCGTGGTGGGTTCCGATTCTTTGGTGCAAGGGCTTTCTATGGTGCAAACCTCACGTCAAGGAAAACTACAAGCAGGGATGGCCTTGTGTGGCACTGGTTTTTTAGAACTGAGAAAACTAAAAGTAGGCGATAGACTCACTGTATATGATGATACCGGAGAGGCAAAAAGTTTTGAGATTGTGGGAGCATTTACGGCGGCATCTGACTTACTCACCCGCGACTTGATTGTATTGCCTACCAAGGCAGCCCAAGAGATATTAGGGTTACAGCCCAATGAGGTAACTGATGTAAGCTTAAGAATTAGCAACAGCAACGAAATAGAAAATATTGGAAGAAAACTTGACCTAAGGTTTTCGGGCATTCGGGTAGTTACTAAAGACCAACTGGGGGCTACTTATGAAGCATTGTTTAGCTGGAGAGGCGGTATTTTTATTTATGGAACTATTTTGGCGATTTTTGCCTTTTTGATTCTCGCTTGGGAACGTGCCAGTGGGCTAAGTGCCGAAGATCGCAAAGAGTTGGGCGTACTTAAGGCGGTAGGTTGGCAAATATCAGATGTGCTATGGATGAAGTTCTGGGAAGGAGTCATTATATCTCTTTCGGCCACCTTGAGCGGGATGATCATTGCCTATGTACATGTATTTGTATTCCATGCACCTTTGCTCAAGCCTTTTCTTATTGGTTGGTCAGAGTTGTACCCATCTTACGATTTATTTCCGGTATTTGACCTGAGTAGTTTTTTGGCAATATGTTCCTTGTCGGTTATTCCATACCTTACAGCTACCTTGGTGCCTGCCTGGCGTGGGGCTATTACTGACCCTGCCGAGGTAATGCAAGACTAA
- a CDS encoding carboxypeptidase-like regulatory domain-containing protein: MKTTLLAIILCCIFSFSAYTQNNKTISGKVTDVQGEALPGVNVLIKGTNRGTATDIDGKYSLKVPTGATLVFSFIAMKPKELEVDGMIQVKDLELYSTGSHEQKDVVRKWKKVIRKLSLKAIGILKDDN, encoded by the coding sequence ATGAAAACAACGCTACTTGCCATTATTCTCTGCTGCATTTTTTCTTTCAGTGCTTATACTCAAAACAATAAAACTATTTCAGGTAAAGTAACCGATGTACAAGGTGAGGCACTTCCTGGAGTAAATGTTCTTATCAAAGGAACTAATCGTGGCACTGCTACCGATATTGATGGTAAATACTCTCTTAAGGTTCCCACTGGTGCTACGCTTGTATTTTCGTTTATAGCAATGAAACCAAAGGAGTTAGAAGTAGACGGAATGATCCAGGTTAAAGACTTGGAACTCTATAGTACGGGTAGTCACGAACAAAAGGATGTGGTAAGGAAGTGGAAAAAAGTAATACGCAAATTATCACTCAAGGCAATAGGCATATTGAAGGATGACAATTAA
- a CDS encoding alpha-2-macroglobulin family protein produces the protein MKTKHFILSTALLCVVLLGAFVLLNDDQLLKQINFEAKDVTKQKAAPEKIYLHADKTLYYPGEDVWFSGYLQAIGKTDRSKVSTVAYVELLNPKGSVIKKLTRPVQGGKIAGNFALGKSWAGGVYTLRAYTQWLQNFGKVAFYEKKIQLQKVIKPQLLLQLDFKKEAYGNNDVVEATLEAKDLKYNFIAFQTIDYRVQLSGQAYQKAEVLTNAKGKALIKIKLPASLKDNDGLLNVVVSHQGKTESISRSIPIVLGNIDVQFLPEGGTCVGGIPGKMAFKALNEFGKPADIEGIVLDSKGNEVQTFASFHQGMGAFKFTPKANETYQARITRPAGIKTTYSLPTATRSGVSMQIEKHKKNSLKVHYQSTRRTPVLLVAQSNSQVYFSKTLLAETTQKTVTIQTDKVPVGISKITLYNAKQQPVCERLWFANPDKNLRVTIKTRKKSYQPREKVVADIVTTDENGQPVVANLSVAVVDDKIINLADDKQDNLLSYMLMSAEISGKVYEPSFYFNKRKPKAIPALDYVMLTHGWRSYELPKKKHKKELYNIITGKILNEKTNQATKAQVSLYELSGKQRSVKVSTGKDGRFMFANIDPTTEVQLFAKANNGQPVIITLDSRKIKRNSYNITLEENPQMLQEVVVTRYANKTSARSVGSSVQVIQRNNNTRAAARKAKRRRRKKRRKQQNKAVNTVKKKAPKKLPKISAVNNQQPISSNKNLPGSKDSILPKYYKGESLNSMRNATLVINGKVIKNKGMLKAIDPDNIQTLKTETSKIARAKYGHHISSSKVLAITTKKPVRWLKNANQANYKMSPYVAVTASTHVSAAQLNFSRVKKYQAVKYTAPQPRNVVRTDFRNTIYWNPEVITDKTGKATLTFWNNDALTSFRIIAEGVGVNQKLGRAEHTYFTKLPFELTAKIPMYFTVNDEISIPVYLTNNTDRPIVGKLVVQTPDAIRFNSTGVTTEVLPYTTRTVYLSGVTMRTLKAKENNQLRIRFANKRYPESVSETIEVFAKGFPVAQSFGGNAQNNTFKVNIPEVVNSTFKVELSAYPNALGDLIDGVASIIRRPYGCFEQVSSSTYPNIIALQFLEQTKRTAPELKEKALKYIADGYKKLAAYETSEKGFDWYGQTPPHEGLTAYGLMEFLEMQKVYNGVDPALIKRTKQWLLSRRDGQGNFKQNRGKYGFAAASQTVNNAYVVYALSFAGVTEEIEKEYRKAYKEAVKSKDAYRMALLALASVKLNKTRQTLRLQRLLKQQLASQGVGKCNTEQTIVRAGGVSRQIETSALMVLAELQQKLPDLGYVQKLINFMLSKRSGGYFGSTQGTILALKALTTYAKHQPPGQENGKLMVYRDNQLIGSATYAKKQLGKISISGLEKFLQKGAQNLSVKFGSKQQVIPFSLDINYHTYQPASNPKCALALKTTLATNTVNVNETVRLTTVVTNQQTQGVPSPMALVGIPSGLSAQPWQLKKLQEEGRFAYYELNKGYVIFYFRGIAAKASRKIHLDLKADVPGVYRAKASNAYLYYTSEYKHWQPGVHVVIKNKEVN, from the coding sequence ATGAAAACTAAACACTTTATTTTAAGTACTGCTTTGCTTTGTGTAGTACTATTGGGCGCATTTGTTTTGCTCAACGATGACCAACTACTGAAACAGATCAACTTTGAGGCAAAGGATGTAACCAAGCAGAAAGCAGCCCCCGAAAAAATCTATCTACACGCTGACAAAACGCTTTATTACCCTGGCGAAGATGTGTGGTTTAGTGGCTATCTACAAGCAATCGGCAAGACAGACCGTAGTAAGGTAAGTACAGTGGCGTATGTAGAACTGCTCAACCCCAAAGGCAGTGTGATAAAAAAACTCACCCGCCCAGTACAAGGAGGAAAAATTGCAGGAAATTTTGCTTTGGGCAAAAGCTGGGCAGGTGGTGTATATACTTTGCGGGCTTACACCCAATGGCTTCAAAACTTTGGCAAAGTGGCTTTCTATGAAAAGAAAATTCAACTGCAAAAAGTGATTAAGCCACAATTGCTGCTGCAGCTTGACTTTAAAAAAGAAGCCTACGGAAACAATGATGTAGTAGAAGCCACCTTAGAGGCCAAGGACTTGAAATATAACTTTATTGCTTTTCAGACTATAGATTACCGGGTGCAGCTCTCAGGGCAGGCTTACCAAAAAGCTGAAGTGCTCACCAATGCCAAGGGCAAAGCATTGATAAAAATAAAACTGCCTGCTTCGCTCAAAGACAACGATGGATTACTGAATGTAGTGGTAAGCCATCAAGGGAAAACGGAGTCTATCAGCCGCTCCATACCTATTGTACTGGGCAATATTGATGTGCAGTTTTTGCCTGAAGGGGGCACTTGTGTCGGAGGCATCCCAGGCAAAATGGCTTTCAAGGCACTGAACGAGTTTGGTAAACCTGCCGATATAGAGGGCATAGTACTAGATAGCAAGGGCAATGAAGTACAAACATTTGCCAGTTTTCATCAAGGGATGGGGGCTTTTAAGTTTACCCCCAAAGCCAATGAAACCTACCAGGCACGCATTACCCGCCCTGCTGGAATAAAAACAACCTACTCCTTACCCACTGCCACCCGCAGTGGAGTAAGTATGCAAATAGAAAAACATAAAAAAAACAGCCTCAAGGTACATTACCAAAGCACCCGCCGCACTCCGGTTTTGCTGGTAGCCCAGAGCAACAGTCAAGTTTATTTTTCAAAAACACTATTGGCAGAAACCACCCAAAAAACTGTCACGATACAAACAGATAAAGTGCCGGTAGGGATCAGCAAAATCACCCTGTATAACGCTAAACAACAACCTGTATGTGAGCGGTTGTGGTTTGCCAACCCTGATAAAAACCTAAGGGTAACAATTAAAACCCGCAAAAAAAGCTACCAACCCCGCGAAAAGGTCGTGGCAGACATTGTGACTACCGACGAAAACGGGCAACCTGTGGTAGCTAACCTCTCAGTGGCAGTGGTAGATGACAAAATAATTAATCTGGCAGACGACAAACAAGATAACCTACTATCTTATATGCTGATGAGTGCCGAAATAAGCGGCAAGGTGTATGAGCCAAGTTTTTATTTCAATAAGCGCAAGCCCAAGGCGATTCCGGCGCTCGACTATGTAATGCTTACCCACGGCTGGCGCAGTTATGAGTTGCCCAAGAAAAAACACAAAAAAGAACTGTACAACATAATTACGGGTAAAATACTCAATGAAAAAACCAACCAAGCTACCAAAGCCCAAGTAAGCTTGTACGAATTATCGGGTAAGCAACGCTCAGTAAAAGTAAGTACAGGCAAAGATGGACGCTTTATGTTTGCCAATATAGACCCTACTACTGAAGTACAGTTGTTTGCCAAAGCCAACAATGGGCAACCTGTGATAATTACCTTGGACAGCCGAAAGATTAAGAGAAACTCATACAATATTACACTAGAGGAAAATCCACAAATGTTACAAGAAGTTGTAGTGACCAGATATGCCAATAAAACGAGTGCGCGAAGTGTTGGTTCAAGTGTTCAGGTGATTCAAAGAAACAATAACACCAGGGCTGCCGCCAGAAAAGCCAAGCGTCGTCGCCGAAAGAAAAGACGCAAGCAACAAAATAAGGCAGTAAATACAGTAAAAAAGAAAGCGCCCAAAAAACTGCCCAAAATAAGCGCGGTCAACAATCAACAACCGATCTCTAGCAACAAGAACTTGCCAGGTAGTAAAGACAGCATACTGCCCAAGTATTACAAGGGAGAATCCCTAAACTCGATGCGTAATGCTACCTTGGTGATCAATGGAAAGGTAATAAAAAATAAGGGAATGCTCAAAGCCATTGACCCAGATAACATTCAAACCCTCAAAACTGAAACGAGCAAAATAGCACGGGCAAAATATGGTCATCACATAAGCTCCAGCAAAGTACTGGCAATTACCACCAAAAAACCAGTACGCTGGCTGAAGAATGCTAATCAGGCAAATTATAAAATGAGCCCTTATGTAGCGGTCACAGCAAGCACCCACGTCAGTGCCGCCCAACTCAACTTTTCACGGGTAAAAAAGTATCAAGCTGTCAAATATACTGCCCCACAACCACGCAATGTGGTACGCACTGACTTCAGAAATACTATTTACTGGAACCCAGAGGTAATCACAGATAAAACAGGGAAAGCCACCCTTACTTTTTGGAACAATGACGCACTTACTTCTTTTAGAATAATAGCCGAAGGGGTAGGCGTGAACCAAAAACTGGGGCGTGCTGAACATACTTATTTTACCAAATTACCTTTTGAGCTCACCGCAAAAATACCAATGTACTTTACCGTAAATGATGAAATCAGCATTCCGGTATACCTCACCAATAATACTGACCGACCAATTGTGGGAAAACTAGTGGTACAAACACCAGATGCTATCAGGTTTAACAGCACTGGTGTAACTACCGAAGTATTGCCCTACACTACCCGTACTGTGTATTTGTCAGGGGTGACAATGCGTACACTGAAAGCAAAAGAAAACAATCAATTGCGCATTCGTTTTGCCAATAAACGATACCCAGAAAGTGTCAGCGAAACCATTGAGGTGTTTGCCAAAGGTTTTCCAGTGGCTCAGTCTTTTGGCGGAAACGCCCAAAACAACACTTTTAAGGTAAACATTCCAGAAGTAGTCAACAGCACTTTTAAGGTAGAGTTAAGCGCATATCCCAACGCATTGGGCGATTTGATAGATGGCGTGGCAAGCATTATCCGTCGTCCTTATGGGTGTTTCGAGCAAGTGTCTTCCAGCACTTACCCTAACATTATTGCGTTACAATTTTTAGAACAAACTAAAAGAACAGCTCCTGAACTAAAAGAAAAAGCCTTGAAATACATCGCTGATGGATACAAAAAACTTGCGGCTTATGAAACCAGTGAAAAGGGGTTTGATTGGTATGGCCAAACGCCTCCCCACGAGGGTTTGACAGCCTATGGCTTGATGGAGTTTTTGGAAATGCAGAAAGTATACAATGGTGTAGACCCTGCCTTGATAAAAAGAACCAAGCAGTGGTTGCTATCACGACGTGATGGCCAAGGTAATTTTAAACAAAACCGAGGTAAATATGGCTTTGCTGCTGCCAGTCAAACTGTAAACAATGCCTATGTTGTATACGCGTTATCGTTTGCCGGGGTAACTGAAGAAATTGAAAAGGAGTACAGAAAAGCCTATAAAGAAGCCGTGAAAAGTAAAGATGCCTACCGTATGGCACTGCTGGCGCTTGCTTCGGTAAAGCTAAATAAAACCCGTCAAACGTTGCGTCTACAACGCTTGCTCAAGCAACAACTTGCCAGCCAGGGAGTAGGCAAGTGCAATACCGAACAAACGATAGTACGGGCGGGGGGAGTATCTCGCCAGATAGAAACCAGTGCCCTGATGGTACTTGCCGAACTTCAGCAAAAATTGCCAGACTTGGGATACGTACAAAAACTGATCAACTTTATGCTCAGTAAACGAAGTGGAGGATACTTTGGCTCTACTCAAGGAACTATACTTGCGCTCAAAGCTTTGACTACCTACGCAAAACACCAGCCGCCGGGGCAAGAGAATGGTAAGCTGATGGTGTACCGTGATAACCAACTGATTGGTAGTGCTACTTACGCTAAAAAACAATTAGGAAAAATAAGCATCTCTGGTCTGGAAAAATTTCTGCAAAAAGGAGCGCAAAACCTTTCAGTAAAATTTGGGTCAAAACAACAGGTAATTCCATTTTCGCTCGATATCAATTACCACACTTATCAACCAGCGTCGAATCCAAAGTGTGCCCTTGCCCTAAAAACCACCCTGGCAACCAATACCGTAAATGTAAACGAAACTGTGCGCCTAACCACCGTAGTAACCAACCAACAGACACAGGGGGTGCCTTCGCCCATGGCTTTGGTGGGTATACCCTCAGGCTTGAGTGCCCAACCTTGGCAACTGAAAAAACTTCAGGAAGAAGGCAGGTTTGCTTACTATGAGCTCAATAAAGGTTATGTAATATTTTATTTCAGAGGCATTGCTGCCAAGGCAAGTCGAAAAATTCACCTTGACCTCAAGGCAGATGTGCCAGGAGTATACCGGGCAAAGGCAAGTAATGCTTACCTTTATTATACCAGTGAGTACAAACACTGGCAACCTGGAGTACATGTGGTGATAAAAAATAAAGAAGTGAATTAG
- a CDS encoding MBL fold metallo-hydrolase has protein sequence MNLTITGYSTALFATWYFVEELGLLFDAGEGITANLLQKSRKIKHVLISHADRDHLTGLLQFNQLNARSGLHIHYPADCGSFPALADFCQKFDPHIQGAIWHPTTSQSRIAIKDDFVVEPVQNGHVKAAEGVTKSLSYKVMQIKRKLKPELANLSGLEIKKIKDEKGIEATTNEIRTNVISYSGDTPVEDYERFNHSKILIHEATFIDQVANNKENRHPHSYLEEVIEMVASIDVEQLILGHFSSRYSSEHIDTAIRELCHQYTLNIPVHRVLPGQVHWDILQNRQPSINK, from the coding sequence ATGAATCTTACTATTACTGGATACTCTACTGCATTATTTGCTACTTGGTATTTTGTCGAAGAACTGGGACTTTTATTTGATGCTGGTGAAGGCATTACTGCCAACCTATTGCAAAAGTCGAGAAAAATAAAACACGTTTTGATTTCCCATGCCGACCGTGACCACCTGACAGGGCTATTGCAATTTAACCAACTCAATGCCCGCTCAGGTTTACATATTCATTATCCCGCCGATTGTGGCTCTTTTCCAGCTTTAGCAGATTTTTGTCAGAAATTTGACCCACACATACAAGGTGCCATTTGGCACCCTACCACTAGTCAATCACGCATTGCTATCAAAGATGACTTTGTAGTAGAACCTGTACAAAATGGTCATGTAAAAGCCGCTGAAGGTGTAACCAAGAGTTTGAGCTATAAAGTAATGCAGATAAAACGAAAGCTTAAACCTGAACTGGCAAACTTGAGTGGTTTGGAAATAAAAAAAATCAAAGATGAAAAAGGCATCGAAGCAACCACCAATGAGATTCGCACCAATGTCATTAGCTATTCGGGTGATACTCCGGTAGAAGACTATGAACGGTTTAACCACTCCAAAATATTAATTCACGAAGCTACTTTTATAGACCAGGTAGCCAATAACAAAGAAAACCGTCACCCACATAGTTACCTTGAAGAAGTAATAGAAATGGTGGCAAGCATTGATGTAGAACAATTAATTTTAGGGCACTTTTCATCTCGTTACTCCAGCGAACATATCGATACTGCCATTCGGGAGTTATGCCATCAATACACCCTCAACATTCCGGTACACCGGGTATTACCAGGCCAGGTACACTGGGACATTTTACAAAACAGGCAGCCTTCAATCAACAAATAA